In Mycobacterium tuberculosis H37Rv, a single window of DNA contains:
- the folD gene encoding bifunctional methylenetetrahydrofolate dehydrogenase/methenyltetrahydrofolate cyclohydrolase, whose translation MGAIMLDGKATRDEIFGDLKQRVAALDAAGRTPGLGTILVGDDPGSQAYVRGKHADCAKVGITSIRRDLPADISTATLNETIDELNANPDCTGYIVQLPLPKHLDENAALERVDPAKDADGLHPTNLGRLVLGTPAPLPCTPRGIVHLLRRYDISIAGAHVVVIGRGVTVGRPLGLLLTRRSENATVTLCHTGTRDLPALTRQADIVVAAVGVAHLLTADMVRPGAAVIDVGVSRTDDGLVGDVHPDVWELAGHVSPNPGGVGPLTRAFLLTNVVELAERR comes from the coding sequence GTGGGCGCGATCATGCTGGACGGCAAGGCTACCCGCGACGAGATCTTCGGTGACCTCAAGCAGCGGGTGGCCGCATTGGACGCGGCGGGCCGCACGCCCGGCTTGGGCACCATCCTGGTCGGTGACGACCCGGGGTCGCAGGCCTACGTGCGCGGTAAGCACGCTGATTGCGCCAAGGTGGGCATCACGTCGATTCGCCGCGACCTGCCCGCCGACATCAGCACCGCCACGCTGAATGAGACCATCGACGAACTGAACGCCAACCCCGACTGCACCGGCTACATCGTGCAGTTGCCGTTGCCCAAGCATCTCGACGAGAACGCGGCGTTGGAGCGCGTCGACCCGGCCAAGGACGCCGATGGGTTGCACCCGACCAACCTGGGCCGGCTGGTGCTGGGCACCCCGGCGCCGCTGCCGTGTACTCCGCGCGGCATTGTGCACCTGCTGCGGCGCTACGACATCTCGATCGCCGGCGCGCATGTGGTCGTTATCGGTCGTGGTGTGACGGTGGGCCGGCCGCTGGGGCTGTTGCTGACCCGGCGCTCGGAGAATGCCACGGTGACGTTGTGCCACACCGGTACCCGCGACCTGCCCGCGTTGACCCGGCAGGCCGACATCGTCGTGGCCGCGGTCGGGGTGGCGCACCTGTTGACGGCTGACATGGTGCGCCCGGGTGCCGCGGTAATCGACGTCGGCGTCAGCCGCACTGATGACGGACTGGTCGGCGACGTGCATCCCGATGTGTGGGAGCTCGCCGGCCACGTGTCACCCAATCCGGGCGGCGTGGGCCCGTTGACCCGGGCGTT
- the relJ gene encoding antitoxin RelJ (part of toxin-antitoxin (TA) operon with Rv3358) has translation MSISASEARQRLFPLIEQVNTDHQPVRITSRAGDAVLMSADDYDAWQETVYLLRSPENARRLMEAVARDKAGHSAFTKSVDELREMAGGEE, from the coding sequence ATGAGCATCAGTGCGAGCGAGGCGAGGCAGCGCCTGTTTCCACTCATCGAACAGGTCAATACCGATCACCAGCCGGTGCGGATCACCTCCCGGGCCGGCGATGCGGTGCTGATGTCCGCCGACGACTACGACGCGTGGCAGGAAACGGTCTATCTGCTGCGCTCACCGGAGAACGCCAGGCGGTTGATGGAAGCGGTTGCCCGGGATAAGGCTGGGCACTCGGCTTTCACCAAGTCTGTAGATGAGCTGCGGGAGATGGCCGGCGGCGAGGAGTGA
- the relK gene encoding toxin RelK (part of toxin-antitoxin (TA) operon with Rv3357) — MRSVNFDPDAWEDFLFWLAADRKTARRITRLIGEIQRDPFSGIGKPEPLQGELSGYWSRRIDDEHRLVYRAGDDEVTMLKARYHY; from the coding sequence GTGAGAAGCGTCAACTTCGATCCCGATGCCTGGGAGGACTTCTTGTTCTGGCTGGCCGCTGATCGCAAAACGGCCCGTCGGATCACCCGGTTGATCGGAGAAATTCAGCGTGATCCGTTCAGCGGGATCGGCAAACCCGAGCCGCTCCAAGGTGAGTTGTCGGGATACTGGTCGCGCCGGATCGACGACGAACACCGGCTGGTGTATCGAGCGGGCGACGACGAAGTCACGATGCTGAAGGCCCGATACCACTACTGA
- a CDS encoding oxidoreductase gives MAPGSCEAPDVFNPAKLGPLTLRNRVIKAATFEARTPDALVTDDLIEYHRLPAAGGVAMTTVAYCAVSPGGRTGGNQIWMRPHAVPGLRRLTEAIHAEGAAISAQIGHAGPVADARSNQATALAPVRFFNPIAMRFAQKATREDIDDVLAAHAHAARLAVDAGFDAVEIHLGHNYLASAFLSPLLNRRDDEFGGSLQNRAKVARGLVMAVRRAVRQQVAVTAKLNMTDGIRGGITVDEALTTARWLQDDGGLDAIELTAGSSLVNPMYLFRGDAPVKEFAAAFKPPLRWGIRMTGHRFFREYPYRDAYLLREARLFRAELTIPLILLGGITNRTTMDLAMAEGFEFVAMARALLAEPDLVNRIAAEGSQVRSACTHCNQCMATIYRRTHCVVTGAP, from the coding sequence GTGGCTCCCGGCAGCTGCGAAGCCCCGGACGTGTTCAACCCGGCCAAACTCGGTCCGCTCACGCTGCGTAACCGGGTCATCAAGGCCGCCACCTTCGAGGCCCGCACACCTGACGCGTTGGTGACCGATGACCTGATCGAGTACCACCGGCTGCCGGCCGCGGGCGGGGTCGCCATGACCACCGTCGCCTATTGCGCGGTCTCCCCCGGCGGACGCACCGGCGGCAACCAGATCTGGATGCGCCCGCATGCGGTGCCGGGACTGCGCCGGCTCACCGAGGCGATACACGCCGAGGGGGCGGCGATCAGCGCCCAGATCGGCCACGCCGGCCCGGTGGCCGACGCCCGCTCCAACCAGGCGACCGCGCTGGCTCCGGTGCGGTTCTTCAATCCGATCGCTATGCGGTTCGCCCAGAAGGCGACCCGCGAGGACATCGACGATGTGCTGGCCGCGCACGCCCATGCCGCCCGGCTGGCCGTCGACGCCGGCTTCGACGCCGTCGAAATCCATTTGGGGCATAACTATCTGGCGAGCGCGTTTCTGTCTCCGCTGCTCAACCGGCGTGATGACGAGTTCGGCGGTTCGTTGCAGAACCGGGCGAAGGTAGCTCGCGGATTGGTGATGGCCGTGCGCCGCGCCGTCCGGCAGCAGGTCGCGGTGACCGCCAAGCTCAACATGACCGATGGCATCCGCGGCGGCATCACAGTCGACGAGGCACTGACCACCGCCAGGTGGCTGCAGGACGACGGCGGGCTAGACGCGATCGAGCTCACCGCGGGCAGCTCGCTGGTCAACCCGATGTATTTGTTCCGCGGCGACGCGCCGGTTAAGGAGTTCGCCGCCGCGTTCAAACCACCGCTGCGCTGGGGCATCCGGATGACCGGCCATAGGTTTTTCCGCGAATACCCCTACCGCGATGCCTATCTGTTACGCGAGGCTCGGTTGTTTCGCGCCGAGCTGACAATCCCGCTGATTCTGCTGGGCGGCATCACCAACCGAACGACCATGGACCTGGCGATGGCCGAAGGGTTCGAGTTCGTCGCGATGGCTCGGGCGCTGCTCGCCGAGCCCGACCTGGTCAATCGGATCGCGGCCGAAGGCAGCCAGGTGCGGTCGGCGTGCACACACTGTAATCAGTGCATGGCCACGATTTATCGCCGCACTCACTGTGTGGTCACCGGGGCTCCATAG
- a CDS encoding ATP/GTP-binding protein yields the protein MALKHSEASGTASTKIVIAGGFGSGKTTFVGAVSEIMPLRTEAMVTDASAGVDMLEATPDKRSTTVAMDFGRITLGEDLVLYLFGTPGQRRFWFMWDDLVRGAIGAIVLVDCRRLQDSFAAVDFFEHRNLPFLIAINEFDSAPRYPVSAVRDALTLPAHIPVINVDARNRRSATDALIAVSEYALATLSPAGG from the coding sequence GTGGCCTTAAAGCACTCTGAGGCATCCGGCACCGCGTCGACGAAGATCGTCATCGCGGGCGGATTCGGGTCCGGCAAGACCACATTCGTCGGCGCTGTTTCGGAGATCATGCCGTTGCGCACCGAAGCGATGGTCACCGATGCCTCCGCCGGCGTCGACATGCTGGAGGCCACTCCCGACAAGCGGAGCACCACGGTGGCGATGGACTTCGGCCGCATCACCTTGGGCGAGGATCTGGTGCTTTATCTATTCGGTACCCCGGGCCAGCGCCGGTTCTGGTTCATGTGGGACGACCTGGTGCGTGGTGCCATCGGGGCGATCGTCTTGGTCGACTGCCGGCGTCTGCAGGACAGCTTTGCGGCGGTCGACTTCTTCGAACACCGCAACCTGCCGTTCTTGATCGCCATCAACGAGTTCGACAGCGCGCCAAGGTATCCGGTTAGCGCGGTGCGCGACGCGTTGACGCTGCCCGCACACATTCCGGTGATCAATGTTGACGCCCGCAATCGCAGGTCGGCGACCGATGCACTGATCGCGGTGAGCGAATACGCGCTGGCCACCCTGTCTCCTGCGGGCGGTTGA
- the spoU gene encoding tRNA/rRNA methylase SpoU (tRNA/rRNA methyltransferase) — protein sequence MFRLLFVSPRIAPNTGNAIRTCAATGCELHLVEPLGFDLSEPKLRRAGLDYHDLASVTVHASLAHAWEALSPARVFAFTAQATTLFTNVGYRAGDVLMFGPEPTGLDEATLADTHITGQVRIPMLAGRRSLNLSNAAAVAVYEAWRQHGFAGAV from the coding sequence ATGTTCCGGCTGCTGTTCGTATCTCCGCGTATCGCCCCCAACACCGGCAACGCCATCCGGACGTGCGCCGCAACCGGCTGTGAACTGCATCTGGTCGAGCCGCTCGGCTTCGACCTGTCCGAACCCAAGCTGCGACGGGCCGGGCTGGACTACCACGACCTGGCCTCGGTCACCGTTCATGCCTCGCTCGCGCACGCCTGGGAGGCGCTGTCGCCAGCGCGGGTGTTCGCCTTCACGGCGCAGGCGACGACGTTGTTCACCAACGTCGGCTACCGGGCCGGTGACGTGTTGATGTTCGGGCCCGAACCCACCGGCCTGGACGAGGCCACCCTGGCTGATACGCACATCACCGGGCAGGTGCGCATTCCGATGCTGGCGGGCCGGCGCTCGTTGAACCTGTCCAACGCCGCAGCCGTCGCGGTCTACGAGGCCTGGCGTCAGCACGGCTTTGCCGGGGCGGTCTAG
- the PE_PGRS51 gene encoding PE-PGRS family protein PE_PGRS51 (Member of the Mycobacterium tuberculosis PE family, PGRS subfamily of ala-, gly-rich proteins): MSFVVAVPEALAAAASDVANIGSALSAANAAAAAGTTGLLAAGADEVSAALASLFSGHAVSYQQVAAQATALHDQFVQALTGAGGSYALTEAANVQQNLLNAINAPTQALLGRPLIGDGAVGTASSPDGQDGGLLFGNGGAGYNSAATPGMAGGNGGNAGLIGNGGTGGSGGAGAAGGAGGSGGWLYGNGGNGGIGGNAIVAGGAGGNGGAGGAAGLWGSGGSGGQGGNGLTGNDGVNPAPVTNPALNGAAGDSNIEPQTSVLIGTQGGDGTPGGAGVNGGNGGAGGDANGNPANTSIANAGAGGNGAAGGDGGANGGAGGAGGQAASAGSSVGGDGGNGGAGGTGTNGHAGGAGGAGGAGGRGGWLVGNGGNGGNGAAGGNGAIGGTGGAGGVPANQGGNSALGTQPVGGDGGDGGNGGTGGTGGRGGDGGSGGAGGASGWLMGNGGNGGNGGTGGSGGVGGNGGIGGDGAGGGNATSTSSIPFDAHGGNGGAGGDAGHGGTGGDGGDGGHAGTGGRGGLLAGQHANSGNGGGGGTGGAGGTHGTPGSGNAGGTGTGNADSTNGGPGSDGLGGDAFNGSRGTDGNPG, translated from the coding sequence ATGTCGTTTGTCGTAGCAGTCCCGGAGGCATTGGCGGCGGCCGCGTCGGATGTGGCGAACATCGGTTCTGCGCTAAGTGCCGCGAATGCAGCGGCAGCCGCCGGCACAACGGGGCTACTGGCAGCCGGTGCCGACGAGGTCTCGGCCGCCCTGGCGTCGCTGTTTTCCGGGCACGCTGTGAGCTACCAACAGGTCGCGGCCCAGGCGACGGCGTTACACGATCAGTTTGTCCAGGCCTTGACCGGTGCCGGCGGATCGTACGCCCTCACCGAGGCCGCCAACGTCCAGCAGAATCTGCTGAACGCAATTAACGCGCCCACTCAGGCGCTGTTGGGGCGCCCGTTAATTGGCGACGGGGCTGTCGGCACCGCCAGCAGCCCCGACGGGCAAGATGGCGGTCTGCTGTTCGGCAACGGGGGCGCCGGCTACAACAGCGCCGCCACGCCCGGAATGGCCGGCGGCAACGGCGGCAACGCCGGATTGATCGGCAACGGCGGTACTGGCGGGTCGGGCGGTGCCGGCGCGGCCGGTGGCGCCGGCGGCAGCGGCGGCTGGTTGTACGGCAACGGCGGAAACGGCGGCATCGGCGGGAATGCGATCGTCGCGGGCGGTGCCGGCGGCAATGGGGGCGCTGGCGGCGCCGCCGGATTGTGGGGCAGTGGCGGCAGCGGCGGCCAAGGCGGCAACGGTCTGACCGGCAACGACGGCGTGAATCCGGCCCCCGTCACAAACCCCGCGCTAAATGGCGCCGCCGGCGACAGCAATATCGAGCCGCAAACCAGCGTCCTGATCGGCACCCAAGGCGGTGACGGCACGCCCGGGGGTGCTGGCGTCAACGGCGGCAACGGTGGCGCGGGCGGAGACGCCAATGGCAACCCCGCAAACACCTCGATCGCCAACGCAGGCGCCGGCGGGAACGGCGCCGCCGGCGGTGACGGCGGTGCCAATGGCGGTGCGGGCGGCGCCGGCGGGCAGGCCGCGTCCGCCGGTAGTTCCGTCGGCGGTGACGGCGGCAACGGCGGTGCCGGCGGTACGGGCACGAACGGGCACGCCGGCGGTGCGGGCGGCGCCGGCGGTGCCGGTGGTCGCGGCGGGTGGCTGGTCGGCAACGGTGGCAACGGTGGCAACGGTGCCGCCGGCGGCAACGGCGCCATCGGCGGTACCGGTGGTGCCGGCGGCGTCCCCGCCAACCAGGGCGGTAACAGCGCCCTAGGCACCCAGCCGGTCGGCGGCGACGGCGGCGACGGCGGCAACGGGGGCACCGGAGGCACCGGCGGGCGTGGCGGCGACGGCGGATCCGGCGGCGCGGGCGGCGCGAGCGGTTGGTTGATGGGCAACGGCGGCAACGGCGGCAACGGCGGCACCGGCGGCTCAGGCGGTGTCGGCGGCAATGGCGGCATCGGCGGTGACGGCGCCGGCGGCGGAAACGCCACGAGCACGTCGAGCATCCCCTTCGACGCCCACGGGGGTAACGGCGGCGCTGGTGGCGACGCTGGTCACGGCGGAACGGGCGGCGACGGCGGTGACGGGGGGCATGCCGGCACCGGTGGACGTGGCGGGTTACTGGCCGGCCAGCACGCCAACTCCGGCAATGGCGGTGGCGGCGGTACCGGCGGTGCCGGGGGCACCCATGGCACCCCCGGCAGCGGCAACGCAGGCGGCACCGGCACCGGTAACGCTGACAGCACAAACGGCGGGCCAGGCAGCGACGGCCTCGGCGGGGACGCGTTTAACGGCAGTCGCGGCACCGACGGCAACCCCGGCTAA
- a CDS encoding oxidoreductase, protein MTLNLSVDEVLTTTRSVRKRLDFDKPVPRDVLMECLELALQAPTGSNSQGWQWVFVEDAAKKKAIADVYLANARGYLSGPAPEYPDGDTRGERMGRVRDSATYLAEHMHRAPVLLIPCLKGREDESAVGGVSFWASLFPAVWSFCLALRSRGLGSCWTTLHLLDNGEHKVADVLGIPYDEYSQGGLLPIAYTQGIDFRPAKRLPAESVTHWNGW, encoded by the coding sequence ATGACCCTCAACCTGTCCGTCGACGAGGTCCTGACCACTACCCGCTCGGTGCGCAAGCGTCTCGATTTCGACAAGCCGGTGCCACGCGACGTGCTGATGGAATGCCTCGAGCTGGCGCTGCAGGCGCCCACCGGTTCCAATTCCCAAGGCTGGCAGTGGGTGTTCGTCGAGGACGCCGCCAAGAAAAAGGCGATCGCCGACGTCTACCTGGCCAACGCCCGGGGCTACCTCAGCGGGCCGGCGCCCGAGTACCCCGACGGCGACACCCGCGGCGAGCGGATGGGGCGGGTCCGCGATTCGGCGACCTATCTCGCCGAACACATGCACCGGGCGCCGGTGCTGCTGATCCCCTGCCTGAAAGGCCGGGAAGACGAGTCGGCGGTGGGTGGCGTGTCGTTTTGGGCCTCACTGTTCCCGGCGGTGTGGAGCTTCTGCCTGGCGCTGCGCTCCCGCGGGCTGGGTTCGTGCTGGACGACGCTGCACCTGCTCGACAACGGCGAGCACAAGGTGGCCGACGTGCTCGGCATTCCCTACGACGAATACAGCCAAGGCGGGCTGCTTCCGATCGCCTACACACAAGGCATCGACTTCCGGCCGGCCAAGCGGCTGCCGGCCGAGAGCGTGACGCACTGGAACGGCTGGTAA
- the dnaE2 gene encoding error-prone DNA polymerase (DnaE2 (DNA nucleotidyltransferase)) has product MERVLNGKPRHAGVPAFDADGDVPRSRKRGAYQPPGRERVGSSVAYAELHAHSAYSFLDGASTPEELVEEAARLGLCALALTDHDGLYGAVRFAEAAAELDVRTVFGAELSLGATARTERPDPPGPHLLVLARGPEGYRRLSRQLAAAHLAGGEKGKPRYDFDALTEAAGGHWHILTGCRKGHVRQALSQGGPAAAQRALADLVDRFTPSRVSIELTHHGHPLDDERNAALAGLAPRFGVGIVATTGAHFADPSRGRLAMAMAAIRARRSLDSAAGWLAPLGGAHLRSGEEMARLFAWCPEAVTAAAELGERCAFGLQLIAPRLPPFDVPDGHTEDSWLRSLVMAGARERYGPPKSAPRAYSQIEHELKVIAQLRFPGYFLVVHDITRFCRDNDILCQGRGSAANSAVCYALGVTAVDPVANELLFERFLSPARDGPPDIDIDIESDQREKVIQYVYHKYGRDYAAQVANVITYRGRSAVRDMARALGFSPGQQDAWSKQVSHWTGQADDVDGIPEQVIDLATQIRNLPRHLGIHSGGMVICDRPIADVCPVEWARMANRSVLQWDKDDCAAIGLVKFDLLGLGMLSALHYAKDLVAEHKGIEVDLARLDLSEPAVYEMLARADSVGVFQVESRAQMATLPRLKPRVFYDLVVEVALIRPGPIQGGSVHPYIRRRNGVDPVIYEHPSMAPALRKTLGVPLFQEQLMQLAVDCAGFSAAEADQLRRAMGSKRSTERMRRLRGRFYDGMRALHGAPDEVIDRIYEKLEAFANFGFPESHALSFASLVFYSAWFKLHHPAAFCAALLRAQPMGFYSPQSLVADARRHGVAVHGPCVNASLAHATCENAGTEVRLGLGAVRYLGAELAEKLVAERTANGPFTSLPDLTSRVQLSVPQVEALATAGALGCFGMSRREALWAAGAAATGRPDRLPGVGSSSHIPALPGMSELELAAADVWATGVSPDSYPTQFLRADLDAMGVLPAERLGSVSDGDRVLIAGAVTHRQRPATAQGVTFINLEDETGMVNVLCTPGVWARHRKLAHTAPALLIRGQVQNASGAITVVAERMGRLTLAVGARSRDFR; this is encoded by the coding sequence ATGGAACGGGTGCTTAACGGCAAGCCGCGCCATGCCGGGGTGCCGGCGTTCGACGCGGATGGGGACGTCCCACGGTCCCGCAAGCGCGGGGCGTACCAGCCGCCGGGCCGGGAACGGGTCGGATCGTCCGTCGCGTATGCCGAGCTGCATGCGCATTCGGCGTACAGCTTCCTCGACGGGGCCAGCACGCCCGAGGAGTTGGTCGAGGAGGCCGCCCGGCTGGGCCTGTGTGCCCTGGCGCTGACCGACCACGACGGCCTGTACGGGGCGGTGCGGTTCGCCGAAGCGGCCGCGGAACTCGACGTGCGCACGGTCTTCGGCGCCGAGCTGTCACTGGGCGCCACGGCTCGCACCGAGCGGCCGGATCCGCCCGGCCCGCACCTGCTGGTGTTGGCCCGCGGCCCGGAAGGCTACCGGCGGTTGTCGCGGCAACTGGCGGCGGCGCATCTGGCCGGCGGCGAAAAGGGTAAGCCGCGCTACGACTTCGACGCGCTAACCGAGGCCGCCGGCGGGCACTGGCACATCCTGACTGGCTGCCGCAAAGGCCATGTGCGCCAAGCGCTTTCCCAGGGTGGCCCGGCCGCGGCGCAGCGGGCGCTGGCCGATCTGGTGGACCGGTTCACCCCCAGCCGGGTCAGCATCGAGCTGACCCATCATGGTCACCCGCTCGACGACGAACGCAACGCCGCGCTGGCCGGACTGGCGCCGCGCTTCGGTGTCGGCATCGTCGCCACCACCGGGGCGCACTTCGCGGATCCGTCACGTGGGCGGCTGGCGATGGCGATGGCGGCCATCCGGGCCCGGCGGTCGCTGGACTCCGCGGCCGGGTGGCTGGCTCCGCTGGGTGGGGCGCACCTGCGGTCCGGGGAGGAGATGGCCCGGTTGTTCGCGTGGTGCCCCGAGGCGGTGACCGCGGCCGCCGAGCTCGGCGAGCGGTGCGCCTTTGGCCTACAGCTCATCGCGCCGCGGCTGCCGCCGTTCGATGTTCCCGACGGGCACACCGAGGACAGCTGGCTGCGGTCGTTGGTCATGGCGGGCGCCCGCGAGCGTTACGGGCCGCCCAAGAGCGCGCCCCGGGCGTACTCCCAGATCGAGCATGAGCTGAAAGTCATTGCCCAACTGAGATTTCCGGGCTACTTCCTGGTGGTGCACGACATCACCCGGTTTTGCCGGGACAACGACATCCTGTGTCAGGGCAGGGGATCGGCGGCCAACTCCGCGGTCTGCTATGCCCTGGGCGTCACCGCCGTCGACCCGGTGGCCAACGAGCTGTTGTTCGAGCGCTTCTTATCGCCCGCCCGCGACGGGCCACCCGACATCGACATCGACATCGAGTCGGATCAGCGCGAAAAGGTCATCCAGTACGTCTACCACAAATACGGCCGCGACTACGCCGCCCAGGTCGCCAACGTCATCACCTACCGGGGGCGCAGCGCGGTGCGTGACATGGCCCGCGCCCTGGGCTTCTCGCCGGGCCAGCAGGACGCGTGGAGCAAGCAGGTCAGCCACTGGACCGGGCAGGCCGACGACGTTGACGGCATCCCCGAGCAGGTGATCGACCTGGCCACCCAGATCCGCAACCTGCCGCGGCACCTAGGCATCCACTCCGGCGGCATGGTCATCTGCGACCGCCCGATCGCCGACGTGTGCCCGGTGGAATGGGCGCGCATGGCCAACCGCAGCGTCCTGCAATGGGACAAAGACGACTGCGCGGCAATCGGCTTGGTGAAATTCGACCTACTCGGGCTGGGCATGCTCTCGGCGCTGCACTATGCGAAAGACCTGGTGGCCGAGCACAAGGGCATCGAGGTGGACCTGGCCCGCCTCGACCTCTCCGAGCCGGCGGTGTATGAGATGCTGGCCCGCGCCGATTCCGTCGGCGTGTTCCAGGTGGAGTCACGTGCGCAGATGGCCACCCTGCCGCGCCTTAAGCCGCGAGTGTTCTACGACCTGGTGGTGGAGGTGGCGCTGATCCGCCCCGGGCCCATCCAGGGCGGATCGGTGCACCCCTACATCCGGCGGCGCAACGGCGTCGACCCGGTCATCTACGAGCACCCGTCGATGGCGCCGGCATTGCGAAAGACGCTGGGAGTGCCGCTGTTTCAGGAGCAGCTGATGCAGTTGGCGGTCGACTGCGCCGGCTTTTCCGCCGCCGAGGCCGACCAGCTGCGCCGCGCCATGGGGTCCAAACGCTCCACCGAACGCATGCGCCGGCTGCGCGGCCGGTTCTACGACGGCATGCGCGCGCTGCACGGCGCCCCCGACGAGGTGATCGACCGGATCTACGAAAAGCTGGAGGCGTTTGCCAATTTCGGCTTCCCCGAGAGCCACGCACTGAGTTTCGCGTCGCTGGTGTTCTACTCGGCGTGGTTCAAGCTGCACCACCCGGCGGCGTTCTGTGCGGCGCTGCTGCGCGCCCAGCCGATGGGTTTCTATTCGCCGCAGTCGCTGGTGGCCGACGCCCGCCGGCACGGCGTGGCGGTGCACGGCCCGTGTGTCAATGCCAGCCTGGCGCACGCCACGTGTGAGAACGCCGGAACGGAGGTGCGTTTGGGCTTGGGCGCCGTCCGCTACCTCGGCGCCGAGCTGGCCGAGAAGCTGGTCGCGGAGCGAACAGCCAACGGCCCGTTCACCTCCCTGCCGGACTTGACGTCGCGGGTGCAGCTTTCCGTGCCGCAGGTCGAAGCGCTGGCGACGGCCGGGGCGCTGGGCTGCTTCGGCATGTCTCGGCGGGAGGCGCTGTGGGCGGCCGGGGCCGCGGCCACGGGCCGGCCGGACCGGTTACCCGGGGTGGGCTCGTCGTCGCACATCCCGGCGCTGCCGGGGATGAGCGAGCTGGAGCTGGCCGCCGCCGACGTGTGGGCCACCGGCGTCTCCCCGGACAGCTATCCGACCCAGTTCCTGCGGGCGGACCTGGACGCGATGGGGGTGCTGCCCGCCGAGAGGCTGGGATCGGTGTCCGACGGCGACCGCGTGCTGATCGCCGGCGCGGTGACTCATCGGCAGCGACCCGCCACGGCCCAGGGGGTGACGTTCATCAACCTCGAAGACGAGACCGGGATGGTCAACGTGCTCTGCACGCCCGGGGTGTGGGCGCGACACCGCAAGCTCGCGCACACGGCGCCGGCGCTGCTGATCCGCGGCCAGGTCCAAAACGCCAGCGGCGCAATCACCGTCGTCGCCGAACGGATGGGCCGCCTCACCCTGGCGGTCGGCGCGCGCTCGCGCGACTTCCGGTGA